From Strigops habroptila isolate Jane chromosome 1, bStrHab1.2.pri, whole genome shotgun sequence, a single genomic window includes:
- the GSDME gene encoding gasdermin-E codes for MFAKATKNFVRETDSGGDLIPVSHLNASDKLQLLSLVTKRKKFWCWQKPKYHFLTVTLSDVLTEDKPIKPVIVESDFAKYMGKFENFVQGSIETSFGKISLGAGGKGYVENQSSFGNLRKQEIDLQQLMKDVKDRTINLNSSLLQQVMERKREVLCILREKIITTQKCTITEHIQTEEKISGVVGCSTKIVKVSVSESGSMMKDSSVILEIPPATTIAYGVIELFIKHSGQFEFCLLDEQRGGFEKESTEGSTCPYSALFGDASFLYQPDAVDNEMYSGAKNLIPSDASLSVLKEDLSRLKTQFQPFVKLPEDKRRALYKTLCELLLCEEMVTSLEDVVDDICTGDKPDLKELKPAQQRDLLDFLQLLGCRLQKELLLQKCQPQDEELFSAAHLLISAISELPDYTLVLLRACCDLQVVPALCCLPNIAAADGTVALSSPLVATLTDRGRFDMVQRLFASSNINLEMTESAVKAVTTKEPGFFPLVLYVALYGFSALGGNV; via the exons ATGTTTGCAAAAGCAACAAAGAATTTTGTGAGAGAAACTGACAGCGGAGGTGACTTAATCCCTGTCTCCCATTTGAACGCCTCAGACAAGCTCCAACTTCTGAGCTTAgttacaaagagaaagaagttctGGTGCTGGCAGAAGCCCAAGTATCATTTCTTGACAGTCACCCTGAGTGATGTGCTTACTGAAGACAAACCCATCAAACCAG TAATCGTGGAGTCTGACTTTGCAAAATATATGGGGAAGTTTGAAAATTTTGTTCAAGGAAGCATTGAAACTTCATTTGGAAAGATCAGCCTgggagctggaggaaagggCTATGTGGAAAACCAGTCCTCATTTGGAAACCTGAGGAAGCAGGAGATTGACTTGCAGCAGCTTATGAAAGACGTCAAGGACAG aacaaTAAATCTAAACAGTAGTTTACTGCAACAAGTAATGGAAAGGAAACGTGAAGTGCTGTGCATCTTGAGAGAAAAGATAATAACAACTCAGAAGTGCACGATAACTGAACACATccagacagaagagaaaatcagTGGTGTGGTGGGATGCAGCACAAAAATAGTAAAG GTTTCAGTTAGTGAAAGTGGAAGTATGATGAAGGATTCTAGTGTGATCCTTGAAATTCCTCCTGCAACCACTATTGCCTACGGTGTAATTGAACTGTTTATAAAGCACAGTGGCCAGTTTG AATTCTGTCTGCTAGATGAACAGCGAGGaggttttgaaaaagaaagcacagaaggcTCAACCTGTCCCTATTCAGCACTATTCGGAGATGCTTCGTTTCTCTATCAGCCAGATGCTGTTGATAATGAGATGTACTCTGGGGCTAAAAACCTCATTCCCAGTGATGCTTCTTTAAGTGTATTGAAAGAAG ATCTGTCACGGCTGAAGACTCAGTTCCAGCCCTTTGTGAAGCTGCCGGAAGACAAACGAAGAGCTTTATATAAAACCCTTTGTGAGCTCTTGCTCTGTGAAGAAATGGTGACTTCCCTGGAGGACGTG GTAGATGATATCTGCACAGGAGACAAGCCAGACCTGAAGGAGTTAAAACCTGCACAACAACGAGACCTCCTGGACTTCTTGCAGCTCTTAGGGTGCAGGTTGCAGAAGGAGCTGTTGTTGCAGAAATGCCAGCCTCAGGATGAAGAACTCTTCTCAGCTGCTCACCTGCTCATCAGTGCTATCTCTG agctgcctgaTTACACTCTTGTCCTGCTGCGTGCCTGCTGTGATCTTCAGGTGGTTCCAGCATTGTGTTGTTTG CCGAACATCGCTGCAGCTGATGGCACTGTGGCACTGAGCAGTCCTTTGGTGGCAACTCTCACTGACAGAGGAAGATTTGACATGGTGCAAAGGCTATTTGCTTCATCAAACATTAATTTGGAAATGACAGAGTCTGCTGTGAAAGCTGTAACTACGAAAGAACCTGGATTCTTCCCACTGGTTCTTTATGTTGCGTTGTATGGATTTTCTGCTTTAGGTGGGAATGTGTAG